From the genome of Gemmatimonadota bacterium, one region includes:
- a CDS encoding 4Fe-4S binding protein, whose product MSTPPAGTTLIDPETIAYFYDEEADGFGEPATAAEAPRNPGMMVSAGVIGLGFLALAVILLGMPLTGDWTPFLLSFGLLSAGTIGYAWFAYKDTVPGIKHDGIMFGNTTHRGAIAWALGIALTGFYVVLYWWPEYLARAIALVEPLSQALAGQPANQWFLYGFLYTMAVVLFGFRMFMRYRHNRYHIVRTISVMFFQLVLAFVLPHLLRALNEPEFYFSYFWPLKYDYLFPGTVDYLVNSPGALGSFMVFWGAVCSFIATPVLTYFYGKRWYCSWVCGCGGLAETLGDPWRHLTPKSTVSWKIERAIIYAVLLLIILTTAVLWVSSTSDGALSSISAPLQRWYGFYIGAVFAGVIGVGFYPVLGNRVWCRFGCPMAAVLGIIQRFFSRFRITTNGGQCMSCGNCTTYCEMGIDVRAYAERGENIVRSSCVGCGVCSAVCPRGVLKLENGTSHGDRYPGSDNPLGAFSTAISKGARVYGDRDGYV is encoded by the coding sequence ATGAGCACACCGCCCGCTGGAACGACGTTGATCGATCCGGAAACCATCGCGTACTTCTATGACGAAGAGGCCGACGGTTTCGGTGAGCCCGCCACCGCGGCCGAAGCGCCCAGGAACCCGGGCATGATGGTCTCCGCCGGCGTGATCGGGCTCGGTTTCCTCGCACTCGCCGTCATCCTGCTCGGCATGCCCCTCACCGGCGACTGGACGCCCTTCCTGCTCTCCTTCGGCCTGTTGTCGGCCGGCACGATCGGTTATGCCTGGTTCGCCTACAAGGATACTGTGCCCGGCATCAAGCACGACGGCATCATGTTCGGAAACACCACGCACCGTGGCGCGATCGCCTGGGCGCTGGGCATCGCGCTCACCGGGTTCTACGTCGTGCTGTACTGGTGGCCCGAATACCTGGCGCGTGCCATCGCGCTTGTCGAGCCGCTGTCGCAGGCCCTGGCGGGACAACCGGCGAACCAGTGGTTTCTCTACGGGTTTCTCTACACCATGGCCGTGGTGCTATTCGGTTTCCGCATGTTCATGCGGTACCGCCACAACCGCTACCACATCGTCCGGACCATCTCGGTCATGTTCTTTCAACTGGTGCTGGCCTTCGTCCTGCCCCATTTACTCCGCGCCCTGAACGAACCGGAGTTCTATTTCAGTTATTTCTGGCCGCTGAAGTACGACTACCTGTTCCCCGGCACCGTGGATTACCTCGTCAACAGTCCAGGCGCCCTGGGTTCTTTCATGGTGTTCTGGGGCGCAGTCTGCTCCTTCATCGCCACGCCCGTGCTGACCTATTTCTACGGCAAGCGGTGGTACTGCTCCTGGGTATGCGGCTGCGGCGGACTCGCCGAGACCCTCGGCGATCCCTGGCGGCACCTGACGCCCAAGTCGACGGTGTCGTGGAAGATCGAGCGGGCGATCATCTATGCCGTGCTCCTGCTGATCATCCTGACGACGGCCGTGCTCTGGGTGAGCAGCACGTCCGATGGCGCGCTAAGCAGCATTTCCGCCCCACTGCAACGATGGTACGGTTTCTACATCGGTGCCGTCTTCGCGGGCGTCATCGGCGTGGGGTTCTATCCCGTCCTCGGCAACAGGGTCTGGTGCCGCTTCGGGTGTCCGATGGCCGCGGTGCTGGGAATCATCCAGCGCTTTTTCTCCCGGTTCCGCATCACGACCAACGGCGGCCAGTGCATGTCCTGCGGCAACTGCACAACCTATTGCGAAATGGGGATAGACGTGCGGGCCTACGCCGAACGCGGCGAGAACATCGTCCGGTCTTCCTGCGTGGGATGCGGGGTCTGTTCGGCCGTGTGTCCCCGCGGTGTGCTCAAGCTCGAGAACGGCACGTCCCACGGCGACAGGTACCCGGGGTCCGACAATCCGCTGGGTGCTTTTTCCACGGCGATCAGCAAGGGCGCCCGGGTGTACGGCGACCGCGACGGGTACGTCTGA
- a CDS encoding AEC family transporter has translation MPFLNILFDIIAPIFVLISLGYLFQKKWHFDMQALTRVLLYLVMPATLVVSLTQSELSADFVWDTSVFCLLMLVALYILSLAGSLIMRYRKEMKQAFSLSVMYYNSGNYGFPASELAFPTLGLAVQSIVLAVQNFLVFTLGLFFVSVGRISARRAFLQSFKMPFVYALILAFAIRNFGLQLPGFVWLPIEYLAEALVPMALVTLGMQLARTRITHAWQASLASLVCRLVISPLIGYGLVLLLDIDPRIAPILVVSTSYPTAINTVLIAMEFGSREDFAANAVFLSTVCSIVTVAVVIFLVR, from the coding sequence ATGCCCTTCCTGAACATCCTGTTCGACATCATCGCCCCGATTTTCGTCCTCATCTCCCTCGGCTACCTGTTTCAGAAGAAATGGCATTTCGATATGCAGGCCCTGACGCGGGTCCTGCTGTACCTGGTCATGCCCGCGACCCTCGTCGTATCCCTGACCCAGTCCGAACTCTCCGCCGATTTCGTCTGGGACACCAGCGTGTTCTGCCTGCTCATGCTGGTCGCCCTCTATATCCTGAGCCTGGCCGGTTCCCTGATCATGCGGTACCGGAAGGAAATGAAGCAGGCCTTCAGTCTTTCGGTCATGTACTACAACAGCGGAAACTACGGCTTTCCGGCCAGCGAACTGGCCTTCCCCACCCTGGGCCTGGCCGTGCAGTCCATCGTCCTGGCCGTCCAGAACTTTCTCGTGTTCACCCTTGGACTGTTCTTCGTCTCGGTCGGCCGCATTTCGGCCAGGAGGGCGTTCCTGCAGTCCTTCAAAATGCCCTTCGTATACGCGCTGATCCTGGCCTTTGCCATCCGGAACTTCGGCCTGCAACTCCCCGGTTTCGTCTGGCTTCCCATCGAGTACCTGGCCGAAGCGCTCGTTCCCATGGCCCTGGTTACCCTGGGCATGCAGCTGGCCCGGACCCGCATCACGCACGCGTGGCAGGCCAGCCTGGCCTCCCTGGTATGCCGCCTGGTGATTTCCCCCTTGATAGGCTACGGACTCGTGCTTCTGTTGGACATCGATCCCCGGATCGCCCCGATCCTGGTGGTGTCCACCAGCTATCCCACCGCGATCAACACCGTGCTGATCGCCATGGAATTCGGCAGCAGGGAGGATTTTGCGGCCAACGCCGTGTTCCTGTCCACCGTCTGCAGCATCGTCACGGTCGCGGTGGTGATCTTCCTGGTCAGGTGA
- a CDS encoding SDR family NAD(P)-dependent oxidoreductase: MTDYRSLFDLTGRSALVVGGGSGIGRSSARCLAQFGAHVVCADVRQEAAESVQGEIRKDGGSADAAVLDMRDTSQIQRVLDRIPPPDVLVSTPGVNIRKPLLEYTDEEYDQVVDLNLKGTFRLVREVARSMADNSGGSIIVFSSIRSQVVEPGQGVYAATKSGVVLMIRALAAELADRGVRANAIAPGVVDTPLTAQIKQHPDWYGAYADKTMLRRWARPDEIAGAVLYLASDASSYTTGSVMFVDGGWTAVDGRFDPFGG; the protein is encoded by the coding sequence ATGACCGACTACAGAAGCCTCTTCGATTTGACCGGCCGCAGCGCGCTGGTCGTCGGCGGCGGAAGCGGCATCGGCCGGAGTTCGGCCCGGTGCCTGGCCCAGTTCGGCGCGCACGTAGTCTGCGCGGATGTACGGCAGGAGGCCGCGGAATCCGTCCAGGGAGAGATACGCAAGGACGGCGGCTCGGCCGATGCGGCAGTGCTGGACATGCGCGATACCAGCCAAATACAGCGTGTGCTAGACCGGATTCCTCCCCCGGACGTCCTCGTCAGCACACCCGGCGTAAACATTCGCAAACCGCTCCTCGAGTACACCGACGAGGAGTACGACCAGGTCGTCGATCTCAACCTGAAAGGCACCTTCCGCCTGGTGCGCGAAGTCGCCCGGTCCATGGCCGACAACAGCGGGGGCAGTATCATCGTCTTCTCGAGTATCCGGTCACAGGTCGTAGAGCCCGGCCAGGGCGTCTACGCCGCGACGAAGTCCGGCGTGGTGCTCATGATCCGTGCGCTGGCGGCCGAACTCGCCGACCGGGGCGTGCGGGCCAACGCCATAGCCCCGGGTGTGGTGGACACGCCGCTGACCGCCCAGATCAAGCAGCACCCGGATTGGTACGGCGCGTATGCCGACAAGACGATGCTCCGGCGATGGGCCAGGCCGGATGAAATCGCCGGGGCCGTCCTCTACCTGGCTTCGGACGCCAGTTCCTATACCACCGGTTCCGTCATGTTCGTCGACGGCGGGTGGACGGCGGTGGACGGCCGCTTCGATCCCTTCGGCGGCTGA
- a CDS encoding diacylglycerol kinase family lipid kinase: protein MTGKTLIVANPTSGNGRGMRYAERVRDLLNENHGAVEIRPTSARGEAESFAAEAVHAGYACVAACGGDGTVHEVVNALAGTDVALGILPCGRGNDFARAMGIPSAPEKAAALLLQGHVRPFDLGKVNDRYFGTVVTLGFDSEVARLVYEGQVPFKGTAAYLWGLARMLRVYRGVALRMTGDFGTIDQTVLLAATGNTSTYGGGIRIAPNANPADGALDICLVRMMSASRILRVFPRVYWGGHLTHPGIFSYRTARLSMETERPVVMFADGEPVGETPAEIIAVPGALRVACPDPAA, encoded by the coding sequence ATGACGGGTAAAACGCTTATCGTCGCGAATCCCACATCGGGCAATGGACGCGGCATGAGGTACGCGGAGCGGGTGCGGGACCTTTTAAATGAGAACCATGGGGCCGTCGAGATCCGTCCTACCTCGGCCCGGGGCGAGGCGGAATCATTCGCGGCGGAAGCGGTGCACGCGGGATATGCCTGCGTCGCCGCCTGCGGGGGCGACGGAACTGTTCACGAGGTGGTGAACGCTTTGGCCGGGACGGACGTCGCCCTCGGCATCCTGCCCTGCGGACGCGGCAACGATTTCGCCCGGGCGATGGGGATACCGTCCGCGCCCGAGAAGGCCGCAGCCCTCCTGCTGCAGGGTCATGTCCGTCCCTTCGACCTGGGCAAGGTGAACGACCGGTACTTCGGGACGGTGGTGACGCTGGGATTCGATTCGGAGGTGGCAAGGCTGGTATACGAAGGGCAGGTCCCGTTCAAGGGCACGGCGGCCTACCTGTGGGGCCTGGCGCGCATGCTGCGGGTCTATCGGGGCGTGGCGCTGCGCATGACCGGGGACTTCGGCACCATCGACCAGACAGTCCTGCTCGCGGCCACCGGGAACACCAGCACCTACGGCGGCGGGATCAGGATCGCGCCGAACGCCAACCCGGCGGACGGGGCCCTCGACATCTGCCTCGTGCGCATGATGAGCGCGAGCCGTATCCTGCGCGTGTTTCCCCGGGTCTACTGGGGCGGGCACCTGACCCACCCCGGCATCTTCTCCTATAGGACGGCCAGGCTGAGCATGGAAACGGAGCGGCCGGTCGTAATGTTCGCCGACGGCGAGCCCGTGGGCGAGACGCCGGCGGAGATCATCGCGGTGCCCGGCGCGTTGCGGGTCGCCTGTCCGGATCCCGCGGCCTGA